Genomic segment of Synergistaceae bacterium:
GTTCATGGCCTTAACGATGCTGGTGGTACTCGGCGGCATCGGAAAGGGAATTGAAAAAGCCTGTAAGATTATCATGCCGGCTTTATTCGTCATCTTGATCATTCTGATTCTCCGCTCTTTGACCCTTCCCGGCGCGGGAGTGGGGGTCGAGTTCTATCTGAAACCCGACCTGAGTAAGTTGACAAACGAGACATTGCTCGACGCTCTGGGGCAGAGCTTCTTTTCTCTCTCCCTAGGCTTGGGCATCATGATCACCTATGGAAGCTATCTCGGAAAGGACCAGCACCTTGTCTCCGCCAGTCTGTGGACGGTTTCCCTGGACACGTTGGTCGCCTTGCTGGCGGGATTCGCCATTTTCCCGGCGGTATTCGCCATGGGGCTTGAACCAGGCCAAGGCGCGGGGCTGTCTTTTGTCACCCTTCCCGTCGTGTTTTCCCAAATGCCGGCGGGTATGCTCTTTTCCTTCCTCTTTTTCCTGTTGCTCTTTTTCGCCGCCATCACATCCTCCATGTCCCTTATGGAGGTAGCCGTGAGCTTCGGAATGGAGAAGTTCAGATGGCAGCGATCCAGAGCCGCCTGGATTTTGGGTATCATCATCATCATCCTGGGCGTGCCCTCCGCGCTGTCTTTGAGCGGCACCCCCACCATCGCGGGCAAGGCTTTCTTCGACGCCGTGGAGTACCTCTGCAACAACGTCTTCCTGCCGGTGGGATCTTTCCTCGCCAGTGTCTTCGTCGGGTGGTTCTGGCTTCCCAAGGCAAAAGAAGAGCTAACCAACGGAGGCGAACTACAGTTCCCCTGGTGGAACGTCTGGGTGTGGTGCGTGCGGATCGTGGCGCCCGTGGGCATCGCCTACATCTTCGTGTCAGGCTTAAAATGGTAATGATGATTTCGTTTTAAAAATCTTCAGGTTTGCGTAAGACAACGGAGGATTAGGATAGGATTGATCAACGCAACACATCGCAACACATCTCCGCGTGATTCTCGATTCCGCCAAAGAGCCAGAATGCGGCTCGGCGGAGTCGAGGATTAATGTTTTTTTGAAAAATACCTATACACTGCGTCATTATTGCGCTTATTGCAGCTCATTACAACAAAAGCCGATATCGGCGACTTTTTTCTCGCGTTTGGTATCGACCTTTGTTTTTATCCGGTGAAAAAGCCGTGATGAAAAAGCCGTGATGAAAAAGCTCCGCGGTCGGGAGATCTTTTATAGGCGAGCCCCTCGCCCTTCGGCGATGTTGCGGATCAGGGCGCTGCCGATAACGCCGGCATCGATGAGATCGCCGAACTCCTCAACCTGGGTTCGGGTTGTGATGCCGAACCCCAGCGCCACGGGAATGGAAAAGTATTCTCGGACTCGCATCAGAGCATCTTGCAGTTCGGGGGGAAACGTTTCTCTCACACCCGTAGTCCCCAGCACAGAAACAAAATAAAGGAACCCCTGCTCTACCTCGGCGTACTTCTTTAGACGCTCTTTAGGAGTATTAAGGCCCACCAAGGGAATCAAGTCCAGGTCGAAGGCATTCAGAGCCCGTCGCGCCTCATGAGATTCCTCTAAAGGCAGGTCGGGTATGATAGCGGCGGATAGCCCCGCGCTGGCGGCGTCTTGGGCAAAGTGGTCAAGTCCGTAGTGCAAAAATGAGTTATAGTAGCCCATGAAGAGCAATGGCGTCTCGAAATTTTGCTTATGGCGTCGAGTTTCCTCCAGAAGGCGGGCAAGGGTCATTCCATTCTCCAGGCACTGAAGGGACGCTGCCTCCACCACGGGGCCGTCCGCCACAGGATCGCTGAAAGGAACCCCGATCTCAATGACACCCGTGTCGGGGTCGTCCAGCTCCTTTATCACGTCCCAGAAAGTATCTTCCTGGGGATACCCCCCTGGAAGGTAGGGAATGAGCGCTTTTTTACCCCGTTTATTGATGCTTCGTATTCTCTCGGTGACGCGGCTCATCGTCGTCCCTCCTTTTCTTTTGCTTCTTTCGCTTTTTCTTCTTTTGCTTTTTCTGTTTTACTTTTTGCTTCCTCGATGATATCGATGTCCTTGTCTCCGCGCCCGGAAAGGCACACCAGCACATCTTTGCCTTGAAGCTCACTCGCGTGCTTCAGTACCCAGGCCACCGCGTGAGAGCTTTCCAGAGCGGGGATGATGCCTTCAGCGCGGGAAAGCCTATGAAAAGCGTCCACGGCCTCGTCGTCTATGATCATGCCATACTCCGCTCGACCCGTGGCATGAAGGTACGAGTGCTCCGGTCCCACGCCGGGGTAGTCCAGTCCGGCGGCGATGGAACTGGAGCCCATGATTTGACCGTCCTCCGTTTGGAGCAGCATCGTGCGCGTTCCGTGTAGAACCCCAGGAGACCCCAGATTGAGCGGCGCAGAATTGGCACAGCCCGCCTCTCCCGTGCCCGCAGCCTCCACTCCCACCAGACGGACGCCTTTTTCCTTGATGAAGTCCGCGAAGGTTCCGATGGCGTTGGAGCCGCCCCCCACGCAGGCCACTACCACATCAGGCAACCGGCCGGTCTTCTCTTTCATCTGGCGTTTGGCCTCGCGGCTGATGACAGACTGAAATTCCTTCACCATCGAGGGGAAAGGATGGGGCCCCGCAGCGGTACCAAGGCAGTAGTGGGTCGACTGCTGGTCGGCGATCCAGGTGCGGAGCGCCGCGTTGATAGCGTCTTTCAGCGTCTTCGTCCCGCTTTCGATCGGCACGACTTTCGCTCCAAGTTGTAACATTCTCCGAACGTTGTAGGATTGGCGTTCCACGTCCGTGGCCCCCATGTAGACCACACACTCCAGCCCCAGCATCGTCGCGGCCGTCGCCGTGGCCACACCATGTTGCCCCGCTCCGGTCTCCGCCAACAAGATCTTCTTACCCATATGCTTCGTCAAAAGCCCTTGACCGATCGTGTTGTTGATCTTGTGGGCCCCTGTGTGGTTCAGGTCCTCGCGCTTCAGATAAAGGTTCAGCCCTACTTCCTCCGAAAGGCGCCCGCAACGGTACACTGGGGATGGGCGACCTACGAAGTCCCTCATCAGCCCGTCGAACTCCTCGCGAAAAGCCCGCGAGGGCACGATTTCCTCGAACGCCTTTTCTAGCTCCAACAGCGGGGGTATCAACAGCTCAGGAACGAATCGGCCGCCAAAATCTCCCCAATACCCCTTTTTCATTTTTTTATCCTCCTTATCGCTTCTAGAGCTTTTATGACTTTTGCTGGGTCTTTCTTTCCCGGCGCGCTTTCTAGAGCGGAGTTTAGGTCAAGACCGAAGGGCGTGATTTTTTCGGCGAGCTCGGCGGCGTTTTCCGGGCCCAATCCACCCGCCACGAAAAAAGGGCGCGGGCTTTTTTCTTTCAGGAGACGAAGAACCTTCAGGGGCAAAACCTGCCCCTGTCCACCTCCATCTCGTCCCCCGTCGAAGAGGAAGCAGGCCGCCGAATCCGCGTAAAGCGCCATTTCCCTTTCCAGCTCCTCCAATCCCTCTAATCCCTCTAATCCCTCCGCTAAGGGCCAGAAGACTTTCACGACGCGCTCCGCGCCGATTGCGTGAGCGATGGCTCTGACCTGGGGCAGAGGTTCTCTTCCGTGCAGTTGCACACGGTCGAGGCGCGCTTCCCTCACCACGCTCAGGATCTCTTCCACGGGTCGGTTTACGAAGACTCCCACCCGCTCCACATCCTGGGACTCCAGGCGGGCCGCGGCCGAGGGTGTCACGGCCCGAGGGCTTTCCAAGGCGAAAATGAACCCCACAAAATCCACCTTCGATCGAACACACAGATTTAGGTCCTCTTGGCGTGACAGGCCGCAAATTTTTATTTTTACCTCGGAGGCCATCATATCCATCATATCCATCATATCAATATCAATATCAATGAGCCTCGACTAGCGCCGACAACGCTGCCGCGGGATCGTCACTCCCCATTAAAGAAGTTCCCACCAAGAAGGCGTCGAACCCCAAGGACTCCATTTCCTCAATTTGACAGCGGTCTTTATAACCGCTTGCGGAAATCCAAAACTCGCCTTCTCTTTTGTCCGTGATCAGGTCGCGGGAGAGGGAGAGATCTGTCTTCAGCGTGTCTAGATCCCGGTTGTTGACCTGCACGATGAAAGGGTGATCGGGGGAACGATTCAAGAAATTCTGCGCACGCAGGCGTTCCAGATCTCTGGTCGAAAAAATTTCGCACACGGGCTCCAAGCCGTAAGCCACACAGGCGTCGAGAACCTCCGCCAGCTCTACGTTGTCCAGCATCCTTATGATAACCAGCAGGGCCAAAGCGGGAGTTTCGGCGGTGGCCATCACTTGGAGGGGGTGAAAAATAAAATCCTTGCGCAAAAGAGGCCGTTTTGCGCTGGCCGCTTGTTCCAAAAACGAGAGTTCTCCTTTGAAATAGCGAGATTCCGTCAACACCGATATTGCCGCGGCCCCTGCTTCGGCGTAGCAGCGTGCCGCGTCCTCCGGCGCCAAAGTCAAGTTGATATTTCCCTGAGAGGGCGAGGTTCGTTTGTACTCCGCGACGATGGCAGACCGGCCTGGCCGCCTCGCGTGTCTCAGGGTCTCTCTGAACCCAAAAGAAGGGTTCTGAACCGGCGAAATGAGGGACATTTCTCCCCGTTCTTGCCGTGAATGCAAGTTTTTTATCTCGTCTTGTTTTGCCTCTCGAAAACGCTCAAGCATAGAGGGCATAGGCGCGCCCCTCCCCAAAAAACTTTTTCCCCGCGACGCCGCTCTCCACGACCTCTTGTGCCCGTTTCACCGCTGCCGAGAACGTCAGGTCGTCCTCCAACAACATGAGCGCTACGGCTGTATTGAGAGTGAGCATATCGCGTACCGCCGGCCTTCCAGAACCTTGCAACGCCTCTAGAAAGACCTCCACAGCCTCGTTAGGGTCTCGCACAGAGACCTCCTGAGGGGTACGCAGCTTTATACCCGCGCTTTCGGGGTCAAGGACGTCCTGCCGGGTCCAGCCGTCTCGTACCCACATCACCTGTGTTTTACCGCAGGGCGAGACCTCGTCAAAACCGCCCGCGCCAAAAACCGCCGCGCCGCGTTTGACTCCCAGCATCGCCATCGTCTCCCCCAGCAAGGACACGTAACGTCTGCCTGGCACTCCCAGCAGTTGATGTGTGGGACGCGTGGGGTTCAGAAGGGGGCCAATGATGTTGAAGATCGTATGAGCGCCGATCTCCTTGCGGACGGGGGCGATGCGCTTGAACGCCGGGTGATAGAGGGGCGCGAACAGGAAAACGAAATTTGAGCGTTCCAATTCCTCCGTCAACCGCGCGGCGGGGAGGTCCAGGGGCACCCCCACCGCCTCCAAGATGTCCGCGCTGCCGGAGACGCTCGACACTGATCGGTTGCCGTGCTTGGTTACCTTGTATCCCATAGCGGCAAGGGTTAGAGAAGTCGCGGTGGAACAGTTGAAGGAATGGGTTCGGTCTCCGCCGGTTCCCACGATATCGATGTGAGGGCCCGTAATTTCTGGGACCGGCGCCGCTTCCGCCAACAGCGCCCGGGCGGCGCACAGGAGTTCCAATGACGTCTCGCCCTTGGTTTTCAAGCCCATCAAAAACGTTCCAATGCAGGCTGGGGACATGCTCCCGGTGTACATGGCCTTGAAACTCTCGAAGGCTTCGCCGTATTCCAGGTCTCTACCATTCGCTAACTTTTCGAACACCTCGACGAAGAGGCTCTTCGGTTGGGGAAAGACCATGTCGTTGGCCTTGATCCCCTCCATCGCCGCGCCGCTGATGGTCAGGGGCGTGGTGTCGACGCACGTTTGTACCGCAAATGGTTCCATTTTCTGTTCCTCCTTGTGTGAGTTGTTGAATAAAAAACACAAGGGGCTCCCCTATTTTGTAGGTCGGCCCCTTGTGTTCGATTTTTATCGTTTCCGTTACATGACGATAAAAAAAGGCCGAAAGGTATCTCATACCCTCCGGCCCGAAAACGTCAACCGGCGGGGCAGCTTAAAGCCACCACCACCAAGAATTTACGTTACGTTTTACTTTATTTTTCGTGTTGTCCACTTTAGTCATTTCGACAACCCTCGCAAGTTTGTAATCTATTTTTTAATTTTTCTTCTTTTT
This window contains:
- a CDS encoding sodium-dependent transporter codes for the protein MSEKNILQREQWESRLGFILAAAGSAIGLGNIWRFPYLVGKDGGAAFVLVYLLITVFIGFPVMLAEFAIGRAAQKTPVAAFKAIGHPFWSLIGWLGTIAGGFLTLSFYNVVGGWTIKYMVASLNGLAEMTAVGQSAAFFGAFISNSYQVVAFQVLFMALTMLVVLGGIGKGIEKACKIIMPALFVILIILILRSLTLPGAGVGVEFYLKPDLSKLTNETLLDALGQSFFSLSLGLGIMITYGSYLGKDQHLVSASLWTVSLDTLVALLAGFAIFPAVFAMGLEPGQGAGLSFVTLPVVFSQMPAGMLFSFLFFLLLFFAAITSSMSLMEVAVSFGMEKFRWQRSRAAWILGIIIIILGVPSALSLSGTPTIAGKAFFDAVEYLCNNVFLPVGSFLASVFVGWFWLPKAKEELTNGGELQFPWWNVWVWCVRIVAPVGIAYIFVSGLKW
- the trpA gene encoding tryptophan synthase subunit alpha yields the protein MSRVTERIRSINKRGKKALIPYLPGGYPQEDTFWDVIKELDDPDTGVIEIGVPFSDPVADGPVVEAASLQCLENGMTLARLLEETRRHKQNFETPLLFMGYYNSFLHYGLDHFAQDAASAGLSAAIIPDLPLEESHEARRALNAFDLDLIPLVGLNTPKERLKKYAEVEQGFLYFVSVLGTTGVRETFPPELQDALMRVREYFSIPVALGFGITTRTQVEEFGDLIDAGVIGSALIRNIAEGRGARL
- the trpB gene encoding tryptophan synthase subunit beta, whose product is MKKGYWGDFGGRFVPELLIPPLLELEKAFEEIVPSRAFREEFDGLMRDFVGRPSPVYRCGRLSEEVGLNLYLKREDLNHTGAHKINNTIGQGLLTKHMGKKILLAETGAGQHGVATATAATMLGLECVVYMGATDVERQSYNVRRMLQLGAKVVPIESGTKTLKDAINAALRTWIADQQSTHYCLGTAAGPHPFPSMVKEFQSVISREAKRQMKEKTGRLPDVVVACVGGGSNAIGTFADFIKEKGVRLVGVEAAGTGEAGCANSAPLNLGSPGVLHGTRTMLLQTEDGQIMGSSSIAAGLDYPGVGPEHSYLHATGRAEYGMIIDDEAVDAFHRLSRAEGIIPALESSHAVAWVLKHASELQGKDVLVCLSGRGDKDIDIIEEAKSKTEKAKEEKAKEAKEKEGRR
- a CDS encoding phosphoribosylanthranilate isomerase produces the protein MMDMMDMMASEVKIKICGLSRQEDLNLCVRSKVDFVGFIFALESPRAVTPSAAARLESQDVERVGVFVNRPVEEILSVVREARLDRVQLHGREPLPQVRAIAHAIGAERVVKVFWPLAEGLEGLEGLEELEREMALYADSAACFLFDGGRDGGGQGQVLPLKVLRLLKEKSPRPFFVAGGLGPENAAELAEKITPFGLDLNSALESAPGKKDPAKVIKALEAIRRIKK
- a CDS encoding indole-3-glycerol-phosphate synthase, whose product is MPSMLERFREAKQDEIKNLHSRQERGEMSLISPVQNPSFGFRETLRHARRPGRSAIVAEYKRTSPSQGNINLTLAPEDAARCYAEAGAAAISVLTESRYFKGELSFLEQAASAKRPLLRKDFIFHPLQVMATAETPALALLVIIRMLDNVELAEVLDACVAYGLEPVCEIFSTRDLERLRAQNFLNRSPDHPFIVQVNNRDLDTLKTDLSLSRDLITDKREGEFWISASGYKDRCQIEEMESLGFDAFLVGTSLMGSDDPAAALSALVEAH
- the trpD gene encoding anthranilate phosphoribosyltransferase, encoding MEPFAVQTCVDTTPLTISGAAMEGIKANDMVFPQPKSLFVEVFEKLANGRDLEYGEAFESFKAMYTGSMSPACIGTFLMGLKTKGETSLELLCAARALLAEAAPVPEITGPHIDIVGTGGDRTHSFNCSTATSLTLAAMGYKVTKHGNRSVSSVSGSADILEAVGVPLDLPAARLTEELERSNFVFLFAPLYHPAFKRIAPVRKEIGAHTIFNIIGPLLNPTRPTHQLLGVPGRRYVSLLGETMAMLGVKRGAAVFGAGGFDEVSPCGKTQVMWVRDGWTRQDVLDPESAGIKLRTPQEVSVRDPNEAVEVFLEALQGSGRPAVRDMLTLNTAVALMLLEDDLTFSAAVKRAQEVVESGVAGKKFFGEGRAYALYA